TATATATCTTTTTTCTTGAGCGAGATTTGGACTACTATGGCTATTCATGTGGCCCTAATGGATTTGAATTTCTTCTTTAGTACTTATAATTAACCAACAATGCCGCAAAAGGGCGGGCGTTGAAAGTTGAAATAGAGTGATTTATTGGAGCGGTGATGTTTTAGGCATAGCACCATCAACATTAAAAACTTATAGTTCTGTATATAtgtaaagtttttattttggaGTTGATAGACTATATATCTTTTTCTTGAGCGAGATTTGGACTACTATGACTATTCATGTGGCCCTGATAGATTTGGACTTCTTCTTTAGTACTTATAATTAACCAACAATGCCGCGAAAAGGCGGGCATTGAAAGTTGAAATACAGTGATTTATTGGAGTGGTGATGTTTTAGACATAGCGCCATCAACATTAAAAACTTGTGGTTCTGCATATATGTGAAGTATTTATTTTGGAGATGATAGACTATATATCTTCTTCTTGAGCAAGATTTAGACTACTATAGCTATTCATGTGGCCCTGATGGACCGGCATGACCAGGGTCACTTCCACGTACGTTTACTGAAGGTGTGCTAGAACCAGAAAGCTTCCTTCCAATTAAATGATCTGAAATCACAGAcacacaccaaaaaaaaaagaaaaacatcagAATTATCagaaaatagttaaatttatttactaaatCCTAATGCATGCCAAACAATAacattgatttttaaaattggagtATACACAGTGAGTGTAAGAATATTAACTGTTCGGAGTGGTATCAGCAAGTGCTACCCATGAAGTAGAGAGGAGGGCCAGAAcaaagaaggaaaaacaaataaatgaacaGAAAGTATTGATATTGCTCGACATGTTATTGATCTAGAGTAGTCTAGAGATGGCATTACCTGCATATATTTGTATACGCTTATGCttgacaaattcaaagaaaagatagtaatttcattttattgatCTTGGTTATTTAACAAATTGATACTTGAGAAGTCAATAAGAGGAACCCCCTtcacaaaagaaaatgaaaaaaaattggcgCCACCTTAAGACCGTTGTCCAAGTCGTTGGCGATTGTGACTTGAATTTGTAGTATACCTGTTATGCTTGCCGAAATCCAAGAACTAAAATCAACATGATTTTCTTTGTTCTTTCATTCAAATAGATATATTAGCTTTCATGGGACCATCACCGTGGACTTCGACGAAAACATAACAAGAACTTCATGGTGTGTACCAAAACAGCAACacgttttatattttttgttttgcgAAAACCCAGAAAAGAAATAATCAAAGCAATAAAAACACGAGCAGATATGGGAGGGGGCCGGGCCGCAAGGCTTGCACTGTAGCATGATTGGGCCTGACTTAACCCTCCAGCACAATGGGTCAAGCTGAGCCCGGTATTTATGGCACAACCCGACATGAACTATTGACATTTCTGAAATCACGAGCAATGCAAAAGTAAGGTTAGATTCTAGTAGAGCTTACTTTGGCTTAATAAAGTCCAAAATGAACAACCATGACTCGCTTGAGGCAtggttttagttaaatatatattgagctcaagctcaaaaaaaatgtttttatttcaaaaaattattttcaaaatttatgtttaaggAATGGAAAAATTAAGCTTATTTATAATTGGATGAGCTGTCCGACTGAAATTTCTTCTCACAAGATATAAGCCTTTTGGAATTGGATAGAAAGTTTCATATTGGcaaaatacatttaaataattcactccattcattataaataaacacTAAACCCAATTCCGAGGGTCATACAACTTGTGTTTCAGTAATTCGTGTCATCCATTATATTATAAACAAGTTTAatcttttcattctttattagGGGTCAGTAAAATAATCAGACTGAAATTAAAACCGTCAAATACTCggattttgatttcaaataggAATCAAAACTGACCTATTTAGGGTAGGCTCGGATTCCAATTTTTTGGAACCGTTAGGTTCTGATTCCAAACACTTAAAAATGGAAACCGGAGATAGGAACCGAATCTAATGTACAGTAAGCTTCCCTTCATCTTCAATCCTGGTCAGTGTCCttggaaaaccaaaaaatcaaaaacttagAAGCAGGCGAAGACTAAaagaagcagccatgccaagaTTTATCTTATTGGGAGAAGAACAGCATTAAATGACCTTTGCTTCGCGTTAAATGCCAAGAACTCAAATTTGTTACTTCCTTACAAACTGAAAGTTTGAAActtcttcttctgctttctATTACGGAGAGAACGAGTCCTTTGCTGCTGCTTCTTTTAATTCTCTTATCTTTCAGTGGGCAAATTCATCTCTTGCTGTTGATTTAATATCAAGATGAATTTGCaccaaattttaatcttttagaaagtataatatatatatatatatatatatatatatatatatatatatatatatatagagagagagagagagagagagagagagttattTATCTTAAACTTTTCAGATTATTGGTTCCGAATAGGAACCAGATCCTACCTAGAACCGACTGTCTTAGTTCCAAGCAAGAACCTATTATAAAAGGGTTTAGttctaattcatatttttaggaACTAATCGGTTCTTGTTTTGATTCTCTGTTTTTTAACAgggtattcaaaattattcaccCCTATTCCTTATCATAATTCAACTTTCTTAGAATTCTAAGTCAAACTAGAGTTTGGTTCCTCATATCTAGCTTAACTTTGTCAAAActtgtcaaactcaaacttaaacttatgTTTGACTCTCTTAAGTCCAACCAAACGTGaacaaactcaagtttgagctcaatttgaattgaatccacccttaaacaaaaaaaacacatataatttacactaaaaaaaaattgacattagaAGAGGAAAATAACAAGCGAATAAATATctaattgttataaatattatttgtatgattttagcgatcaattatttatactctcgTTAAAATGAAAtacatttatgattttaataataaataaattatttttttctattttagtgtCACGCATAAACTTAAAATCAGTAATAACCAAAGGTGGAGGATTGAGAAACTATTAATACAGAAGTTTTAATACAATGAGAAGAAGAGAGATTAAACTAGTATACTTGATTTCATTACATTGccaaattatccaaaaaaaaaaaaaatgatactcAAACAATAAGGAAGAGCTCATATTATGGCATCGTCATTGAATCGAatcaaaagatataaaaactGTGCATAGATTTGTGGAAGCATAattgttcaatttgaaaattaatccAGGGATAAGAGATGTTCGTATATTACATTAAGAAACTAGCTAATTTATTTCCATCAAAGAAAGCAAAACGATTTGAAAAATTCAGTCTTTATCACTTGATCAGTTGATTGGCTTTCTTTCATCTCCACATCCAGTTTATATTAATCATGTGGCGTAGCTTGTGATACAACTTATAGAAAAATTAACCATGGTGGGTCTGCCAAATATGACAAATTAAGTTACGTTGTATAAGCATGCATTAACTAGGAAACTATTTTCTGTCAAGCAAAAGCTACGCCATACAAATTAACAAACACCGTGCTAACATTATCGTCAATAAGTGATTTGACAATGTGAGAATTAAATCTAATTGATATTAATGTAAccaaaattatttactttaaattctCGTATAACAATCAACAAAGCAACTgaaatttctcttctcttcttaaTAACCCTCAATATaggttttaaaagttaataaaatattaaatttttaaaaataaaaattgaatttgagtctttgtatttataaaattgtgacttatttaatataataatctaattattatatctcaaatttatctatccaataaatacaaataaatccccgattaaaaaaaatcctcatTATAGaattacaatatatttatacaataatattaaatattgtgatagaattttaaaaaaactttatttatattactttcaAAACCCCTGAATGATTGTAAAATTACCTAAAATAGTCATAATCCAGCATCAAACAATAAGGAGCTCTTATTAAGACACTTCTTGCCATTAGCTTGCATGGatcaaacattaaaaacaaaaacaaaattatatatatacattttcttttcatataatttaggtatataaataatacatcatcatataattagatgattttaaattaaaaataaaataatacttaatcatatgataacatatcattaatgtatttaaattgtgtataaaatatGTCTATATAACAAGGGCgaatgatatatttataagtaTGAAATGTGATAGGGTTTCAGTGTAGTATTTAGTTCAAATCTCTTGTCATGTGTGAGtaaaaagagcaatactatgtgtacccactttggatatacaaatgtatacacactcatatgtgtcatcatataattggttattgttttatttttaattcaaaatcatccaatcacatgatgacacatataaatgtgtatacatttgtgtactcaaagtggatatacataattttattggagtgaaaaatattaaatttggttttattcATAACGGATCAATCTGACTAAATTGTAAAATAACCTGTCTTTGACAGTTAAAGACAGATAAGGGCAGTTGGGATTATATTTAAAGTCACAAAACTGCCGCTCAACTCCCAAGCatacacaaaacaaaaacaatggaaggcattcttctttttctccaaaAGAGTTTTTGCTACATAACCAAAAATACACATATACGTATACATAATTTGCACAGTACAAAGGACAAATCGTGCTGTGAGAAGGATTAATCTTATCCAACACTAACACTGAACTTGTGTCATATGAAATGCGACTAAAAAAGAGCAGATTAATCTTGAACAGCTTGCATATGCAATTCAAATAATACCATCTGCCTTCTATGCTTTACAAGTTAATCAAGCAGAAGTTCAATCTGGCAGCATTCAACACATGCAACTCAACTTAATACTCAATTACTCACCAGCAATTAACAGTAACTACTGCTCCCTCAACGTACAACCCCTGTGTTAATTCTCAAATCGCAACttaaagaaaaagtaatttaCCTTTACTTCTCACTGCACAACAAGAGccttcaaaacaatttttttttttgacctttttaatCCAAAAGCTAAAACATTAGGTATATTAGACATTTTAACATAAgcaatcttttttatttttttaagattatttgtCAATCATTTACaatttagattataattatTCACAATTTAATTATACGTACAATActtgattattatataattagttattcttataatcataatccaataataaaaaattatgtcaaacaGTCTTATTGTTATATGAAACTCAATTAGTCTCCTTAATATTTAGAGAATTAATTTGTTTGAGAGAAAAGGTTAtttgaaattgtcattttcatcaatgatttgttttttttttttctttttttcatctttgttatcataaatacatgtaattaagttttaaaatcaatatataaaatcaaaatatcaatttttttaattaaaaaaactcaataacaTTTAATGTAAAATCTAGTATTATACTAACAATATGgacttaatatataattttatccaatTTTGAGGTTTATTATATTGTCACGACCTTTGAATGATTGTCAAATGaatagtattttatatataaataatgtatacaaatttaaatataaataataatatattattatataattagttattatttttatctaatttaaagtCAAATATAAGTagtattattattgtttaactACCTAAAATAGTCATAATCTGGACTCAAACAATGAGAGGGAGCTCTTATTAAGACATCATCACTGAAATCATATGAAAACACATAAAAGGAACTGAACCAGAGAAGCCTAAGCAAACACGGAGGGGCAAAATTATTGCCATTAGCTTACATCgatcaaacataaaaaacaaaacacctTATATTTGAATAATCACAGTTACTAAAACCCCGTACTGTCtacgataaaattttatatatatatatatatatatatatatatatatatataatataatttagatacacaaataatatatcattatatgattaaataattttgaatttaagaaaaaataatatttaatcatatgataatatattatctgtgtattcttattatatataaaaaataaacctacataatattttttttactgcCTAAGGAGGGTGACCTGGTTCATCGTTCCCTAGACCAAGAGGTAACAGCGAGCCGTAACCTGGAATCGCGGGCGGTGACTCGGAATAATATTCTGCGGCATACAATTGTCCTCCCTGGTAGCCATTATGATTGTTGCAACCATTACCAGTAAAAGTAACATGCTTCCTACCATAAGCGTCAACTGTTTCATTATATTGACAATTGCCATTATTGGAAGTAGTTCTCCTCGCACCAGTTTGTCCCGCATACCCATTATTTTGATTAGTGTAACTTCCACGATTATTATATGTTGGGTATGAGGTGGGATAAGGCGGCGTGTTGAACTTGCCAGTAGGAGGAGTATCACCATGAGCGCCACTTTTGCTTGGGTCATCATGTTCTTCACCAACAGGATCTGCCACAACAAACAACccataaaaaatgtatataaataactaGATTCGATGCACCAAGCAATTAAGCACAAAGAGAAGAGAGTGTATATGTATGCATACTGTTTTGAGGAGGAAAATCTGCTAACTTTCTTGAGGCTTGGCAACTTGGGATGAAATACAGAAATGTGATTAAGGCAAATCCGTAAATGATAAGAGAAGTGCTTTTTCTCTCCATTTCTTAATTCAATTTGCCTCTTTTTCTGGGCTGAGGGAGTCTGCTAGCTTTCGCATGTATTTATAAGCTGTGCCAGAAACGTATGCCAAATTGTAGTAGTTAAATTGACCCAAAACCGTGTGAACAGAAGAGATGGGGTGATtagttaattgtttaatttgaaaaatttaatcgAGGGACACACTATCTTTGCATGTTAGATGACCATGGCTAGAATGACTACTAATTAGTTTTCTTTGAACAGTTGAtttagagaatattttattattaaaattaaaaaattattttaaaaataaataatcttaagGATTActaaatgtaaattattattattattattattattattattatatttgataaaatttggtaaatataaatacttattttgtttgattaaaaataataaaagaatactaatatattatttacttaaatttctttaagttaattatcttaaaatattttttaagttatttattatattaattaaaaatattattatttttattttttaagaatattaatatttttttattttaaaaatataattataataaaattaaaattatttaaataattttttaatattaaaaataaatataacaattatttttatatgatttattatattattattattaataaaaaattattttttttttaaataataaatgtaatCATTCCACCCGTCATCCGAGCGCCCTGACCCTGAGGAAAAGAAAGCTAACAAGGGTTTGATTAGACAAATTCAGTTGGACTATTGAGGACTTTGACTTAGTCTAACAGGAGAAGGCTGTAAAACCATGTGATGATGTGACGTTGTCAAGTTGCATTCCTTTCAATGGAATGCTACGTCAagtgtcaaatttgatttttctaaaggccaaacgactatatTCCATCGGAAgtattctcttattttttatttttcatcttttgatttcaaaaattttatttatttatctactaataattaaagttaataaaatttcaatttttaaaattttattttttttaacttaggCAAGGGGGTTGCGCCTCATATTTCTTATCAAGTTTGTTTGAATATTCCAAGTTCGTGCAACCTTTTCTTTGTAAGTGTTGTCCAATCTAGAAATAACTCATGTacgaaaacaaaattttgaagtttgtcCATATATGGTCCACAGAATTAAAAGAGGTTGCGGTTCAATTCTTacattaaactattttaaatcaATGACGTTGAAATTGCTTTGAGACACGAGTTTGACTCCTCTATTAAAAAAGATTACTTTCGTgacattatttaaaataaaataatttattttttattattaaatttattttaaaataatttataatttattattaatgttttattatttagtttgtaaattaatagaaaattatacattatcttaaaataatatatattttattattcacactattttatttaatttattcaataagtaatttatattttattattgatattattttatttaagttatccAATCCAATAAACTTGTGAACTATCCATGGTTGAAATATTATCATGTTTGAATATACAGTCTATCataattttaagttttgtaattcaaaacgtgttttgataatttaaagagtttacaaattatttaacttattttattttcttatatctaaatgatataagatatatacacatacttaatatctttttcatattttgttaaaataattatataaaataaaatattagtatttttaattatttttatatttttattcaattttattaaatataataattatttattatctttaaaactccCTATTTCTTATG
This sequence is a window from Mangifera indica cultivar Alphonso chromosome 5, CATAS_Mindica_2.1, whole genome shotgun sequence. Protein-coding genes within it:
- the LOC123217794 gene encoding uncharacterized protein LOC123217794, whose amino-acid sequence is MERKSTSLIIYGFALITFLYFIPSCQASRKLADFPPQNNPVGEEHDDPSKSGAHGDTPPTGKFNTPPYPTSYPTYNNRGSYTNQNNGYAGQTGARRTTSNNGNCQYNETVDAYGRKHVTFTGNGCNNHNGYQGGQLYAAEYYSESPPAIPGYGSLLPLGLGNDEPGHPP